A genomic stretch from Bosea sp. F3-2 includes:
- a CDS encoding SDR family oxidoreductase: MLTSLFDLSGRTALVTGSSRGLGRAMAEGLASAGAAIILNGADAGRLDAAVAAMKAAGHDARGLRFDVTDEQAVVAAFAALDAEGVAVDILVNNAGIQFRKPMLELETADWRRVLDTNLTSAFVAGREAARRMAQRGRGKVINIGSLTSELARATVAPYTVAKGGIKMLTKAMAAEWGELGIQANAIGPGYMLTEMNQALIDNPSFDAWVKGRTPARRWGRPDELIGTCVYLASSASDYVSGQIIYVDGGMISVL, from the coding sequence ATCTTGACGTCACTGTTCGATCTTTCGGGTCGCACCGCGCTGGTGACCGGGTCTTCACGCGGCCTCGGCCGCGCTATGGCCGAAGGGCTCGCCTCGGCCGGAGCCGCCATCATCCTCAACGGCGCCGATGCCGGCCGGCTCGACGCGGCGGTCGCCGCGATGAAGGCGGCAGGCCACGACGCGCGCGGCCTGCGCTTCGACGTGACTGACGAGCAGGCGGTGGTCGCAGCCTTCGCGGCGCTCGATGCCGAGGGCGTCGCCGTCGACATCCTGGTCAACAATGCCGGCATCCAGTTCCGCAAGCCGATGCTGGAGCTGGAGACCGCCGATTGGCGGCGCGTGCTCGACACCAACCTGACCAGCGCCTTCGTCGCCGGCCGCGAGGCCGCGCGCCGGATGGCGCAGCGCGGGCGTGGCAAGGTCATCAATATCGGCTCGCTGACCAGCGAGCTCGCCCGCGCCACGGTCGCGCCCTACACGGTGGCGAAAGGCGGCATCAAGATGCTGACCAAGGCGATGGCGGCCGAATGGGGCGAGCTCGGCATCCAGGCCAATGCGATCGGCCCGGGCTACATGCTGACCGAGATGAACCAGGCGCTGATCGACAACCCGAGCTTCGACGCCTGGGTGAAGGGCCGCACGCCAGCGCGCCGCTGGGGCCGCCCGGACGAGCTGATCGGCACCTGCGTCTATCTCGCCTCCTCCGCCTCCGACTATGTCAGCGGCCAGATCATCTATGTCGACGGCGGCATGATCTCGGTCCTGTGA
- a CDS encoding mandelate racemase/muconate lactonizing enzyme family protein yields the protein MKITAIETLRTDEFSNVLWVRVHTNAGVIGLGETFYGAAAVEAHLHDTLAMRLLGKNPLHIEALHKEMTNLPMAQSSTGVESRATSAVDIALWDLFGKVCGQPVHQMLGGLCRDKQRIYNTCAGYGYVRSHNIKPVSTWNLGLSEGPYEDLNAFMNNADALAESLLESGITAMKIWPFDPPAIENQGLFITPEQMKKATLPFEKIRKAVGDKMEIMVEFHSLWNLPTAIKIARALEPYNPSWYEDPIRMNSPQALAEFARSTTVSVTASETLGSRFPYKDMLDRDAMHVVMADLCWTGGLTEGRKIAAMAETYHRPFAPHDCIGPVGFVAAIHASFSQPNTLIQESVRAFYTGWYKELVTEMPVIKDGYVYPMEGPGLGLDLLPAVFERPDLHHRRSAL from the coding sequence ATGAAGATCACCGCGATCGAGACGCTGCGGACTGACGAGTTCTCCAATGTGCTCTGGGTGAGGGTTCACACCAACGCCGGCGTCATCGGCCTGGGCGAAACTTTCTATGGCGCCGCCGCCGTCGAGGCGCATCTGCACGACACGCTCGCCATGCGCCTGCTCGGCAAGAACCCGCTGCATATCGAGGCATTGCACAAGGAGATGACCAACCTGCCGATGGCCCAGTCCTCGACCGGCGTGGAGTCGCGTGCGACCTCGGCCGTCGACATCGCGCTGTGGGACCTGTTCGGCAAGGTCTGCGGCCAGCCGGTGCACCAGATGCTCGGAGGCCTCTGCCGCGACAAACAGCGCATCTACAACACCTGCGCCGGCTATGGATATGTGCGCTCGCACAACATCAAACCCGTCTCGACCTGGAACCTCGGCCTGTCCGAGGGTCCCTATGAGGATCTGAACGCCTTCATGAACAATGCCGACGCGCTGGCCGAGAGCCTGCTCGAAAGCGGCATCACTGCCATGAAGATCTGGCCCTTCGATCCCCCGGCGATCGAGAACCAGGGCCTTTTCATCACCCCCGAGCAGATGAAGAAGGCGACCCTGCCCTTCGAGAAGATCCGCAAGGCCGTCGGCGACAAGATGGAGATCATGGTCGAGTTCCACTCGCTCTGGAACCTGCCGACCGCGATCAAGATCGCCCGCGCCCTCGAACCCTACAACCCGAGCTGGTACGAGGATCCGATCCGGATGAACTCGCCGCAGGCGCTGGCCGAGTTCGCACGCTCGACCACCGTCTCGGTGACGGCCAGCGAGACGCTAGGCTCGCGCTTCCCCTACAAGGACATGCTCGACCGCGATGCGATGCACGTGGTCATGGCCGATCTGTGCTGGACCGGCGGCCTCACCGAGGGCCGGAAGATCGCGGCGATGGCGGAAACCTATCACCGCCCCTTCGCGCCGCATGACTGCATCGGCCCGGTCGGCTTCGTCGCCGCGATCCATGCCTCCTTCAGCCAGCCGAACACGCTGATCCAGGAATCCGTGCGCGCCTTCTACACCGGCTGGTACAAGGAACTCGTCACCGAGATGCCGGTGATCAAGGACGGCTATGTCTATCCGATGGAAGGCCCCGGCCTTGGGCTCGACCTGCTGCCCGCCGTGTTCGAAAGGCCGGACTTGCACCATCGCCGCTCCGCTCTGTGA